Genomic segment of Bacteroidota bacterium:
GAGTTACGTACACCTATTGCCGCTATAACCGGAGCTACTGATAATTTACAATCCAATGCAAACCTGACTGAAGAAAACAAAGAGCAACTCATTCTCGAAATTTCAAAAGCATCATTACGGTTAAATCAACAGGTAGAAAACCTGCTGAATATTTCACGTCTTGAATCTGGACATATTCAGCCAAAATCTGACTGGTGTGATATAACTGAATTAATTTACGATACTGTAAAAAGAGTGGAAGAAAGTAATCAGCACCGGAGTATTCATATCAGTATCAGTCCTTCTATTCCGTTGTGCAGTGTTGATAAAGGAATGCTTGAGCAGATCATTTATAACCTGCTGAATAATGCAGCGGTTCATACTGAACCGAAATGCAGGATTGATATCGCTGCTACCTGTCATGGCGATATGCTTGAAATAACTATTGAAGACAATGGCAAAGGATTTACTGACATAGATATTAAAGATGTGTTTCATAAATTTTCCCGAGTTAAAAATCCGATCAACCCGGGTTCCGGGCTTGGACTTTCAATTGTAAAGGGGTTTACTGAAGCATTAAACGGTACTGTTGAGTTGCAAAAACCTGTAAAAGGAGGATCAAGGTTTATCCTTGCTATACCTGTAAAAACTACTTTCCCAAAAATTGCGGTGTTATGAACAAGGCAGAAATATTAATTATTGATGATGAGCCGCAGATGAGAAAGCTGCTTGACATTACACTACAAACAAATGGGTTTCTTGTAAAGTCAGCAGCAACGGCAAAGGATGGGTTGATTATGGCTTCCAATCATCCACCTGAATTGATACTGCTTGACCTGGGTTTGCCTGATGAAAACGGCCATATCGTTTTGCAAAAATTACGACAGTGGTATACCAACCCGGTTATTATTTTATCTGTTCAGAAAAATGAAGAAGATATCATTAAAGCGTTGGATAATGGTGCCAATGATTA
This window contains:
- a CDS encoding PAS domain-containing sensor histidine kinase, which translates into the protein MNKFLFRKIAPGRQYLYCVVIILLVSMGCFGLSGLIGYRVVALLLLVTVSLLAVLFDILPVLLSAFLSAFIWDFFFIPPRFALHVDTTEDTILLIMYFVIALINGVLTYKIRQIEKASTLKEEKANSVKLYNTILNSLSHELRTPIAAITGATDNLQSNANLTEENKEQLILEISKASLRLNQQVENLLNISRLESGHIQPKSDWCDITELIYDTVKRVEESNQHRSIHISISPSIPLCSVDKGMLEQIIYNLLNNAAVHTEPKCRIDIAATCHGDMLEITIEDNGKGFTDIDIKDVFHKFSRVKNPINPGSGLGLSIVKGFTEALNGTVELQKPVKGGSRFILAIPVKTTFPKIAVL